The following DNA comes from Miscanthus floridulus cultivar M001 chromosome 5, ASM1932011v1, whole genome shotgun sequence.
GCATGCAGTAAAGAGAGGGCTCAGCTGGCGCATGTGAGACTGAGGAAGTAGGGCGCGTAGGTGGGTGCTCGACTGCTCGGCGCTGGGGCAGGCACGCAAAAGGTGAGGCGCAACAGTCAGCGTGTGGGCCCATCGGACGGACAGCATAGCGGGGCAGGCGTGGGCGTCAAGACGGGAGCTAGCGTCCAGAGCGTCCGAGCGCAAGCCATGCCTACAAGAGAATCAAACTTCACTAGCAAATAAACTGAGTAAAGTTCATGGCCAGTTCTCGAACTTGTACAGGTGTGTCATCTCGGTCCTCAAACTTAAAAAATGTCACTTTGTCCTTAAACTCTGTTTGGATCTCATATTCATCCAAACGGGTATTGATCGGTGCCCGCGTATAAGATTAGACTTGATTGCTTAAAATAGAAGATTAGCTGAGGTTATATATAAAATGGCTTAGACATAAAAAAAAATAGACAAATATTTATAAATTTTGCGAGGGGTTGTTTTGGAAACAgtcgtcttcttcctcacggTGCGGCTTCTCGGTCGCCTGCACGACGGCTGCTCTCCCGTgcctgggcgcggcggcggcagctgctcgcccgcgctccTCGTCAGCAGGGCCATCGTCCTCGTACGTGAACTGGTCCGTCGAGAAGAACACGGCGCCCATGCGCTGGTACGTGAAGGGGCAGGTCTGCATGATATCGTTAGTGAGGATGTTGCTGCGGATGCGCAAGGAGCTGCTGGTGTGCGTCATCACGAGCGACGCGTTCTCGCCGGCGATGCGTGCTCCGTGGCAGCGGCACGCGTTCTTCATCTGCACCAGCAAGTTGTTCGGACTGGACCCCGTGCTGTGGTGCTGCTTGTTCGTGCACCCGTCCATGCCCGGCACCACCATGGTGCAGCCGTGGCGCGCGAACGTCTTGCAGAAGcccgccgccgcctcggccgGCCGCGACCACGCCCCGTGCCGCCAGTGCATGAACGGGATCTTCGCCGACAGCTCCACGGGCTTGTCGCCGAACACGGCGCTGACCGTGCCCAGGACGCGATCGCCGTGCTCCACCAGCCGAACACTGGCCGAGGACGTAGTTTGCCGGCGCGCACTGGCCCGTCAGGGCACTGGACCAGGCACGGCGAGCAGCTGCTGCCTCAtagggctgacatgtgggtccagatcCATTTAGGTGAATATAGGACCCTAGCAGAGTTTAAGGCCCAAAAATAACATATTTTTTAAGTTTAGGGATCAGGATGACACATTCTCACGAGTTAAAGGATGGGCCATGCACTTTACTCTAAACTGACATTACTTGTCTGTTAATATACAACCTGTTcgattggctggttcgtatcattgctggtttGTAAGGAAGTACTGCTGGTAAgtttgtgtgaaagaaaaatactattctagctaaaaatttacgattatttacgacatggcacagccaaacgaacaggctgataatcAAGAAGCTGCACGGTTTTATCTCAGGTAAGTAGCAGCCGAACTCAAAGCAACCCGCAATATTAACCTGGCCGCACCACGCGGACACGCGAGCAGCGACCCAATCCCGTCGGGCAGCGGCGGCGTTCGGCCACCTGGTCACTGGTTTGCTGCCCTCCGTGCCTGTGCGTGCGTGAGTGGGCCCGGTTGGCTTCTGGCTACAAGTTAGCTTCTTGGCCTGTTTGAATTTCTGGGCTGGAGGCGAGACCAAGGGGGCCGGAGATCAAATAATTCCTCCGATATTTCAAAAGCAATATTATTGATAGAAGAATCTTCCACCCTTGAGTAGCAACACCCACGATTATAAGAGATGAACTCCGATGGAATTCGCCACGAGCCCAAGCCTGAAGCTTGATCTCACGATCTTCACGGCCTCAACAGATGGGCAGCTGATAGATGGAGGACAATTCGCCTCCTAGGGTTCCTGGTGTCTGCAGCGCATAATAACCAcgataaaaaaaaaacttcctcTACTTACACGGCCAACACCCTAGCCAATATAACACACGCAGGTGCTGAAAACGGACTTGACCTGACACACCAGGCTTTGGCCAAGCCAAAGTCCGACTCTaactaaggctggataacgagccggctcggctcgtttcggctcggctcgttctggctcgttaaaataacgagctagctcggctcggctcgttatccaaACGAGCCAGAAAgcaagctcggctcggctcgttaaaagctcgagctggctcgttaagctcgcgagccaggtataaaaaatacaaaaaatataatatttgtatttatctaaagtttgagaataataataatacaaaagaaatgcatctaacaaccttaaatcgaataaaaaaattaatatgcgctaatatatatacaagtataataaaatactacaGTATTCATggatctaacaaccttaaatgatactttttttcctagaagcttggctcgtttagctcgtaaGTGGCTTGCGAGCTGGcttgagttggctcgttatagctaacgagctaaaatcttggctcggctcggctcgttatcttaaTGAGCCGAGACGAGCCGAGTTGAGCCGGCCACGAGCCAAGTGaactaacgagcttcgagtttttcgtccagccttaacaCTAACCCAAACAAAGTGTATGTGAAAGCACGGCCAGGCCAAACCGACCAGGACTCTCCAGCGACACATACATGAATACATGATTACTAATAATAGATAATAAAAACTATGAATACATGATTACTAATAATAGATAATAAAAACTAAGATAGCCTACGACTCTCCCTTACAAAGAATATTAAAATAATCCGGCAAGGCTGCTAATGACAAGCTAATTTAGTCTCTGATAATGAACAATGGCGACTTGAATCACGTGATGTCCAAATTTATAGAGCCAATAAAATATATATTTCCTTGGCTTTATATTTTTTGCTTTCTTGAATGTTGTACCTCGAAAAATGATATGCGATGATAGGCCAATGCTAGCAAATTTCTCCATATTCTTGTTATATTTCTCATCAAAATAAATAGCTCTAAATTGAAGACCAGATTATATTAGAGAATTACCGATTGCTATATTTGAATTATCACTAAACATGTCTCCATGAACACCCTGAGGAGCTATGGGCTCATCACCTTCCTAGCCGCAACACACGGGGAAAATAAAGTAAGAGCAGAGCCCGAGTCTGAGACTATTCTGTAGCAGTTAAAAAAATTACACGTGAGTTTGGTTTTTAGGAAGGGGACCACCTGTATATGTGTTCTTAAAATTGACATCCTTGGATAGGCTATCATGGACACATCTGATTCATGTTGGCTACTGATGCATGGATTCTCTTGTGGTGTATAATTATGGATGAAAacagtacggatattttccgaccgtattcgaaaccgaatccgtttagaggggttgagatctgtccgtatccgagtccggatatgcaacatccgataccgtatccgtatccgaatactcaaattgcatatttatgatgtcgatatccaatcgtatcgtatccgacatagttgacactatccgtattcgaacccgaatccggatagaaatatgaaaacaaatgtaatatcggtgatatccgtccgtatccgatccgttttcatccctatgtaTAATCTTTATTTGAGATTAAGTTATTCTTTTCTAGAAACAATGACCTATATTTGTTAACGATGTGTTCTCCAAAAGTTGCAGACTTTATACCTTCCTCTTCAGGGCGACATGTCCTCCCAGATGGAGATAGGTGTGGAGAGGAGGCACTAGATCTAGTGGTGGTGAAGCCCAAACAGGTGAGGTGGGTGcgagtaaagatggcaacggggccctgatccccgattccccgcggagaattcccctattaggggacggggatggggccaAATTGATCCCCACGGGGATCTAAACGGGGAAAAATTGCCCCCCGTCGAGTctggcggggacggggatgggggatCAATCCCCGTACCCGATATCCGCTTCCCCGCCCCATTTAGTACACATGCTTCGCTTTCTTTGTTGATGGCCCAACTAGCCCATGAAGGCCCAATATCATCCAAGTATATAACACCGATAACcctaacttctccaccctcgaGTTCCCTATCC
Coding sequences within:
- the LOC136454356 gene encoding inactive beta-amylase 9-like, which gives rise to MHWRHGAWSRPAEAAAGFCKTFARHGCTMVVPGMDGCTNKQHHSTGSSPNNLLVQMKNACRCHGARIAGENASLVMTHTSSSLRIRSNILTNDIMQTCPFTYQRMGAVFFSTDQFTYEDDGPADEERGRAAAAAAPRHGRAAVVQATEKPHREEEDDCFQNNPSQNL